The Gemmatimonadaceae bacterium genome has a window encoding:
- a CDS encoding Na+/H+ antiporter, with translation MSLSLLLLSEAAPFQPVFAGVALATLVVALTALARKLPVPSPILQVLAGLVLGFIPGLRVPELEPDLVFFFFLPPILWAAAFFTSVREFRQNLRPIGLLAVGLVFATSAVVAVTAHALLPGVPWAVAVAIGAIVSPPDAVAAAAIVSRLPVPRRVVVILEGESLVNDAAALVLYRTAVAAAVTGVFSLGEAVVRFFIDAGVGVLVGILVGWLAIRIIRVTHDALAETLLTIAAPYFCWVVAESLHVSAVLACVAGGVHVRQHFSTVVSPMSRLQSRAVWDLLVFVINALIFLILGLQFHALLETVTASTLVSTLGTGAVISVVAILVRLVWVPVATILPRRLSRRLRRDDPLPDRRAVALVAWTGMRGIVSLAAALALPLTLAGGTPFPFRAEIILITMCVIMITLVLQGLTLTPIIRAFAFVPETHHREEERHARREALRRGAEALEDLSREPWAAPEEVAQLRHELRDRIQLHERHAGDVTTQRRLRRGILAAERRMLVRLRNEGAISDETLRELEEELDHESVRVGVGLTS, from the coding sequence ATGTCGCTGTCCCTGCTGCTGCTGTCTGAGGCCGCACCGTTCCAGCCGGTCTTCGCCGGTGTGGCGCTCGCGACGCTCGTCGTGGCGCTCACGGCGCTGGCGCGGAAGCTGCCGGTGCCGTCGCCGATCCTGCAGGTGCTCGCGGGCCTGGTGCTCGGGTTCATCCCGGGGCTGCGCGTGCCGGAGCTCGAGCCGGACCTGGTCTTCTTCTTCTTCCTGCCGCCGATCCTGTGGGCGGCCGCGTTCTTCACCTCGGTCCGCGAGTTCCGGCAGAACCTGCGACCGATCGGGCTGCTCGCCGTCGGCCTGGTGTTCGCGACATCGGCGGTGGTGGCGGTGACGGCGCACGCGCTGCTGCCCGGCGTGCCATGGGCGGTGGCGGTGGCGATTGGTGCGATCGTGTCACCCCCGGATGCCGTGGCCGCCGCGGCGATCGTGTCACGCCTCCCGGTGCCGCGACGCGTGGTGGTGATCCTCGAGGGCGAGAGCCTGGTGAACGATGCGGCGGCGCTCGTGCTCTACCGCACGGCGGTCGCCGCGGCGGTGACGGGGGTGTTCAGCCTCGGTGAGGCGGTGGTGCGGTTCTTCATCGACGCCGGCGTCGGTGTGCTGGTCGGCATCCTCGTGGGCTGGCTGGCGATCCGGATCATCCGCGTCACGCACGACGCGCTGGCCGAGACGCTGCTGACGATCGCCGCGCCCTACTTCTGCTGGGTGGTGGCGGAATCGCTGCACGTGTCGGCGGTGCTGGCCTGCGTGGCGGGGGGTGTCCATGTCCGCCAGCACTTCTCCACCGTGGTCTCGCCGATGTCGCGGCTGCAGTCCCGGGCAGTCTGGGACCTGCTCGTGTTCGTGATCAACGCGCTCATCTTCCTGATCCTCGGCCTGCAGTTCCACGCGTTGCTGGAGACGGTGACGGCCAGCACGCTGGTGTCCACGCTCGGCACCGGCGCGGTGATCAGCGTGGTCGCGATCCTGGTGCGGCTGGTGTGGGTGCCCGTGGCCACGATCCTGCCGCGACGGCTGAGCCGCCGGCTCCGGCGCGACGACCCGCTGCCGGATCGCCGCGCCGTGGCGCTGGTGGCCTGGACGGGGATGCGCGGGATCGTGTCGCTGGCGGCCGCACTGGCGCTGCCGCTCACGCTGGCCGGCGGCACCCCGTTTCCGTTCCGCGCCGAGATCATCCTCATCACGATGTGCGTGATCATGATCACGCTGGTTCTCCAGGGGCTGACGCTGACCCCCATCATCCGGGCGTTCGCGTTCGTGCCGGAGACGCACCACCGCGAGGAGGAGCGTCATGCGCGCCGCGAGGCGTTGCGCCGCGGCGCCGAGGCGCTGGAGGACCTGTCGCGAGAGCCATGGGCGGCCCCCGAGGAAGTGGCGCAGCTGCGACACGAGCTGCGCGACCGCATCCAGCTCCACGAGCGCCATGCCGGCGACGTGACCACGCAGCGCCGGCTCCGCCGCGGGATCCTCGCCGCCGAGCGACGCATGCTGGTGCGGCTGCGGAACGAGGGGGCGATCTCGGACGAGACGCTGCGCGAGCTGGAGGAGGAGCTCGACCACGAGTCGGTGCGCGTCGGCGTCGGGCTCACGAGCTGA
- a CDS encoding LLM class flavin-dependent oxidoreductase encodes MEIGIDSFAASVADPDSGATLAPVPRMQALLDEIALADEVGLDFFGIGEHHRAEFLDSAPAVILAAAAARTTRIRLGSAVTVLSAADPVRVFQEFATLDLISHGRAEIVVGRGSFIESFPLFGLQLEDYDALFAEKLELLLAIRANPRPHWSGRFRPALTGQPVYPRPAQALLPIWLGVGGTPASFVRAGTLGLPLMVAIIGGEHRRFRPLIDLYRHAGRTAGHAPESLQVGVHSIGFLADSDDEAAERFYPGYARTFTQIGKERGWPPTTRAQFDAQRGPTGALMVGSADTITTKLLRVHEDLGGITRFTFQMGVSSVPESQMRHAITLLGRDVAPRVRAALGAPAAGA; translated from the coding sequence GTGGAAATCGGCATTGACAGTTTTGCGGCATCCGTGGCCGATCCCGATTCCGGCGCCACCCTGGCACCGGTACCGCGGATGCAGGCGCTGCTCGACGAGATCGCACTCGCCGACGAAGTGGGACTCGACTTCTTCGGCATCGGCGAGCACCACCGCGCGGAGTTCCTGGACTCGGCACCGGCCGTGATCCTCGCCGCCGCGGCGGCGCGCACCACCCGGATCCGGCTCGGCAGCGCCGTGACCGTGCTGAGCGCCGCGGATCCGGTGCGGGTATTCCAGGAGTTCGCCACGCTCGACCTGATCTCGCATGGGCGTGCCGAGATCGTGGTGGGGCGCGGTTCGTTCATCGAGTCGTTCCCGCTCTTCGGCCTGCAGCTCGAGGACTACGATGCCCTCTTCGCCGAGAAGCTCGAGCTGCTGCTGGCGATCCGTGCGAATCCACGCCCGCACTGGTCCGGGCGCTTCCGTCCCGCACTGACGGGCCAGCCGGTCTATCCCCGCCCTGCGCAGGCGCTGCTGCCGATCTGGCTTGGCGTCGGTGGCACGCCGGCGAGTTTCGTGCGCGCGGGGACACTCGGCCTGCCACTGATGGTCGCCATCATCGGTGGCGAGCACCGCCGGTTCCGTCCATTGATCGACCTCTATCGGCACGCGGGGCGTACGGCCGGCCATGCGCCGGAGTCGCTGCAGGTGGGCGTCCACTCGATCGGCTTCCTCGCAGACAGCGATGACGAGGCGGCGGAGCGGTTCTATCCCGGCTATGCGCGTACCTTCACGCAGATCGGGAAGGAACGGGGCTGGCCGCCCACGACGCGGGCCCAGTTCGATGCCCAGCGCGGCCCGACCGGTGCGCTGATGGTGGGAAGCGCGGACACGATCACCACCAAGCTGTTGCGTGTGCACGAGGACCTTGGCGGCATCACGCGCTTCACGTTCCAGATGGGGGTCTCGTCGGTGCCGGAGTCGCAGATGCGGCATGCGATCACGCTCCTGGGGCGGGACGTGGCGCCGCGCGTGCGGGCTGCGCTCGGCGCGCCGGCCGCCGGCGCCTGA
- a CDS encoding pyridoxal phosphate-dependent aminotransferase yields the protein MPTTAARLNVFTESVIRGTTRMADQHGAINLSQGFPDFDPPEEMLAALERATRGPFHQYAVTWGAPNFRRALARKITHFTGLDVDPDRNLVVTCGSTEAMAVAMMTACNPGDRVIVFSPFYENYAADAILAGAEPIYVPLRPPHFGFDPDELARAFARKPKAIVLCNPSNPTGKVFTRAELLVILALAEEHDCFVITDEPYEHIVFAPHVHTYFASLPGAAERTITCNSLSKTYSITGWRLGYVHASPQVIDQARKVHDFLTVGAAAPLQEAAVAGLELPHSYYTGLAALYTRKRTLFLDYLRQSGLPFSEPQGAYYVMVDIGELGFATDTEASEWFIKTVGVAGVAGSSFFREPVNHLIRFHFAKTEPVLHAAGERLAALRRGR from the coding sequence ATGCCGACGACCGCCGCGCGACTCAACGTCTTCACCGAATCCGTCATCCGCGGCACCACCCGGATGGCGGACCAGCATGGTGCCATCAACCTCTCGCAGGGGTTTCCCGACTTCGATCCGCCGGAGGAGATGCTCGCGGCCCTCGAGCGGGCCACCCGCGGCCCGTTCCACCAGTACGCGGTGACGTGGGGCGCACCGAACTTCCGGCGTGCGCTGGCGCGCAAGATCACGCACTTCACCGGCCTCGACGTGGACCCGGATCGCAACCTGGTCGTCACCTGCGGCAGCACCGAGGCGATGGCCGTCGCGATGATGACCGCCTGCAACCCGGGCGACCGCGTGATCGTGTTCTCGCCGTTCTACGAGAACTACGCCGCCGATGCGATCCTGGCCGGCGCCGAGCCGATCTACGTCCCGCTCCGGCCACCCCACTTCGGCTTCGATCCCGACGAGCTGGCACGCGCCTTCGCCCGCAAGCCGAAGGCGATCGTCCTCTGCAACCCGTCGAACCCCACCGGCAAGGTGTTCACGCGCGCCGAGCTGCTGGTGATCCTGGCGCTGGCCGAGGAGCACGACTGCTTCGTCATCACCGATGAGCCGTACGAGCACATCGTGTTCGCGCCGCATGTGCACACCTACTTCGCGTCGCTCCCCGGCGCGGCCGAACGCACCATCACCTGCAACTCGCTCTCCAAGACGTACTCCATCACCGGCTGGCGGCTTGGCTACGTCCATGCGTCGCCGCAGGTGATCGACCAGGCGCGCAAGGTGCACGACTTCCTGACCGTCGGCGCGGCCGCCCCGCTGCAGGAAGCGGCGGTGGCCGGGCTGGAACTGCCGCACAGCTACTACACCGGGCTCGCCGCGCTCTACACCCGCAAGCGCACGCTCTTCCTCGACTACCTCCGCCAGTCCGGGCTGCCGTTCAGCGAGCCGCAGGGCGCGTACTACGTGATGGTGGACATCGGCGAGCTCGGGTTCGCCACCGACACCGAGGCCTCGGAGTGGTTCATCAAGACGGTCGGGGTGGCCGGCGTGGCGGGATCGAGCTTCTTCCGTGAGCCGGTGAACCACCTCATCCGGTTCCACTTCGCGAAGACCGAGCCGGTGCTGCACGCTGCCGGCGAGCGACTGGCCGCACTCCGGCGCGGGCGCTGA
- a CDS encoding sigma-70 family RNA polymerase sigma factor: MTDDVAPDITELLHQLRDGHADSFERLVPLVYAELRRMAGRRLHGGEQTIGPTSLVHEVYLKLSHSPGFDATTRGHFFALAATAMRQIIVDRARAHLSQKRGGGQVPVSLDEAMVATDEQAGQAIALDDALRRLEQVDSRLRQVVECRFFAGLTEEQTADAIGVTSRTVRSDWVKARALLGSWLQD, encoded by the coding sequence ATGACCGACGACGTCGCGCCGGACATCACTGAACTGCTGCACCAGCTCCGCGACGGCCACGCAGACTCCTTCGAGCGCCTCGTGCCGCTGGTGTATGCGGAACTGAGACGGATGGCGGGTCGCCGGCTGCACGGCGGTGAGCAGACCATCGGCCCCACGTCGCTGGTGCACGAGGTGTACCTCAAGCTGTCGCATTCCCCGGGATTCGACGCCACGACCCGAGGACACTTCTTCGCGCTGGCCGCCACGGCGATGCGGCAGATCATCGTCGACCGCGCCCGTGCACACCTGAGCCAGAAGCGCGGCGGCGGTCAGGTGCCGGTATCGCTGGACGAGGCGATGGTCGCGACGGACGAACAGGCCGGCCAGGCGATCGCGCTCGATGACGCGCTGCGGCGACTGGAGCAGGTGGACTCGCGCCTGCGGCAGGTGGTGGAATGCCGCTTCTTCGCCGGCCTCACGGAGGAGCAGACCGCGGACGCGATCGGCGTCACGTCGCGAACCGTCCGCTCCGACTGGGTGAAGGCGCGCGCACTGCTGGGGAGCTGGCTGCAGGACTGA
- a CDS encoding serine/threonine protein kinase → MQQHDIAMDAARWREIEPLFTQALALTAAEQPGYLDAVTGADTTLRAELVRLLAASRAPDLFIDGCAADRFDALIAGEEPAQAAGQVVGPYRLVSEIGRGGMGVVYLAERADEQFTQRVALKLVKRGMDTDFVLRRFRAERQILASLSHPNVARLLDGGTTADGRPYFVMEHIEGRRIDVYAREANLGLGARLDLFLRVCDAVGYAHQQLVVHRDIKPANIVVTADGAPRLLDFGIASLLDDDGTGGTATGVRALTPEYASPEQADGQRVGTASDVYSLGVVLFQLVTCALPQEFTSRRPAEIATQLRSTPPRRPSEVARAEAAGWRKRLRGDLDTIIRTALEPVIARRYASVEALATDLRRHRAGIPVLARPASVGYRVTRFVQRNRLLVAGSAALLATMLAGSVAFAWQARVARHQAVSAERRFSDLRALAHNVLFDYHDAIQSLPGATPVRARLVQDGLEYLDRLSADSIEDRSLQLELAEAYQRMGDVQGGSMRANLGNSAGAIASYRKSLALLERLAAAPATAADSVAAPADARRSVVLSELGVLYWETGDLATARAMMSRARDLLVPQLRHRPADDALHYSMNHRRDYLAQILFAMGETVAARAEYDAALASLDSISPAERGSVSVRRSYSVTLQHLGELLADQGNLTAALATSQRALALRRALAAEEPLNAELQRALSVAYYYEGENLGRLGRFREARASYESDLRIVSALLRADPDNALYRGDAEYAYTRIGDMLGNAGRLQDAIRNYDASYAMHAVDVRADSTNIWKRAAMIEAQAKGAAGYARLRDRRAALPRLQAVEAAMLHTVVDTADATIRSFFAETWTGLGASWLALGGPASDCTAAGRQLARADSVLGDMLRRRQASHPDSLRIDEIARLQRRALQECPPG, encoded by the coding sequence ATGCAGCAGCATGACATCGCGATGGACGCTGCCCGGTGGCGCGAGATCGAGCCGCTCTTCACGCAGGCGCTGGCGCTCACCGCAGCGGAACAGCCCGGCTACCTCGATGCCGTCACCGGCGCCGACACGACACTCCGCGCCGAACTGGTCCGGCTCCTGGCCGCGTCGCGCGCGCCGGACCTCTTCATCGACGGCTGTGCCGCCGACCGCTTCGACGCGCTGATCGCCGGCGAGGAGCCGGCGCAGGCGGCTGGGCAGGTGGTGGGACCGTATCGCCTCGTCTCGGAGATCGGGCGCGGGGGGATGGGCGTCGTGTACCTCGCCGAGCGCGCCGACGAGCAGTTCACGCAGCGGGTGGCGCTGAAGCTGGTGAAGCGCGGGATGGACACGGACTTCGTGCTCCGGCGCTTCCGCGCCGAACGCCAGATCCTCGCCTCGCTCTCGCACCCCAACGTGGCGCGCCTGCTGGATGGCGGCACCACCGCCGATGGCCGCCCGTACTTCGTGATGGAGCACATCGAGGGGCGCCGCATCGATGTCTATGCGCGCGAGGCGAACCTGGGGCTCGGTGCGCGGCTCGACCTCTTCCTGCGCGTCTGCGATGCCGTCGGCTACGCGCACCAGCAGCTGGTGGTGCACCGCGACATCAAGCCCGCGAACATAGTCGTGACCGCCGACGGCGCGCCCCGGCTGCTGGACTTCGGCATCGCGAGCCTCCTCGACGACGATGGCACCGGCGGCACCGCCACCGGCGTGCGGGCACTCACACCGGAGTACGCCAGCCCGGAGCAGGCCGACGGCCAGCGCGTGGGCACCGCCAGTGACGTGTACTCGCTGGGTGTGGTGCTCTTCCAGTTGGTGACCTGTGCGTTGCCGCAGGAGTTCACCAGCCGTCGCCCCGCCGAGATCGCGACGCAGCTGCGCTCCACCCCGCCGCGACGGCCGAGTGAGGTGGCACGCGCGGAAGCCGCGGGCTGGCGGAAGCGGCTGCGCGGTGACCTCGACACGATCATCCGCACCGCGCTCGAACCGGTGATCGCGCGACGCTACGCCAGCGTGGAGGCGCTCGCCACCGACCTGCGCCGGCATCGTGCGGGAATCCCGGTGCTGGCACGTCCGGCCTCCGTCGGCTACCGGGTGACCCGGTTCGTGCAGCGCAACCGCCTGCTGGTGGCCGGCAGCGCCGCACTGCTCGCGACGATGCTGGCCGGCTCGGTCGCCTTCGCCTGGCAGGCGCGAGTCGCGCGGCACCAGGCGGTGAGCGCCGAGCGCCGCTTCAGCGACCTGCGTGCGCTCGCGCACAACGTGCTGTTCGACTACCACGACGCCATACAATCGCTCCCGGGCGCCACGCCGGTGCGGGCCCGGCTGGTCCAGGATGGGCTCGAGTATCTCGATCGCCTCTCGGCCGACTCGATCGAGGATCGCTCCCTGCAACTGGAACTGGCCGAGGCCTACCAGCGCATGGGCGACGTGCAGGGCGGCTCCATGCGCGCGAACCTCGGCAACTCGGCCGGTGCGATCGCCAGCTACCGGAAGTCACTCGCACTCCTCGAGCGCCTGGCCGCCGCACCGGCGACAGCGGCGGATTCCGTGGCGGCGCCCGCCGATGCGCGCCGCAGTGTCGTGCTCAGCGAGCTGGGGGTGCTCTACTGGGAGACGGGTGACCTCGCGACCGCCAGGGCGATGATGAGCCGTGCGCGCGACCTGCTGGTCCCGCAGCTCCGGCACCGGCCCGCCGACGACGCGTTGCACTACTCCATGAACCACCGGCGCGACTACCTCGCCCAGATCCTCTTCGCGATGGGGGAGACGGTGGCGGCGCGCGCGGAGTACGACGCTGCCCTGGCCTCGCTCGACTCGATCTCGCCGGCAGAGCGGGGCAGCGTGTCGGTGCGGCGGAGCTACTCGGTGACCCTCCAGCACCTCGGCGAGCTCCTCGCGGACCAGGGGAACCTCACCGCGGCGCTCGCCACCAGCCAGCGGGCGCTCGCCCTGCGGCGTGCACTGGCGGCAGAGGAGCCGCTGAACGCCGAGTTGCAGCGCGCGCTCTCGGTGGCGTACTACTACGAAGGGGAGAACCTGGGCCGGCTCGGGCGCTTCCGCGAGGCGCGGGCAAGCTACGAGTCCGATCTCCGCATCGTGTCCGCGCTCCTGCGCGCCGACCCGGACAACGCCCTCTATCGCGGTGACGCGGAGTATGCCTACACACGCATCGGCGACATGCTGGGCAATGCCGGCCGCCTCCAGGACGCCATCCGCAACTACGATGCGTCCTACGCCATGCATGCCGTGGACGTCCGCGCCGACTCCACCAACATCTGGAAGCGGGCCGCCATGATCGAGGCGCAGGCCAAGGGCGCGGCGGGGTACGCCCGTTTGCGCGACCGGCGCGCCGCGCTGCCCCGCCTGCAGGCCGTGGAGGCCGCCATGCTGCACACGGTCGTAGACACCGCCGATGCCACCATCCGGAGCTTCTTCGCCGAGACGTGGACTGGACTGGGTGCCTCCTGGCTGGCGCTCGGCGGGCCGGCCAGCGACTGCACGGCGGCCGGAAGGCAGCTGGCCCGCGCCGACTCGGTGCTCGGCGACATGCTCCGTCGGCGTCAGGCCAGCCATCCCGACTCGCTCAGAATCGATGAGATCGCCAGGCTGCAGCGCCGCGCACTGCAGGAGTGCCCCCCGGGCTGA
- a CDS encoding PAS domain S-box protein, which produces MPFETRLSQESHTERAMLGAIIDTAGNIILGLRPDHAIFAWNAAAERLYQTPRHKAIGMDYVTTFVAPESRDAVAIDIAEVLAGKRTLNYENGLLLPDGTRRTLLWNVARLVDEQGTATGIVATGQDITARKEAEERFRLVFEHALDGLLLTDTTGAVIDCNPAALRMLGLRFKAELIGRRPAEFSPARQPDGTPSEQKSREFGAITLERGAHTFEWLHQRADGTPVPVEVSVRHATLSGRRVSVVSWRDHSRREELARERSEMEQRLNLAQKMEAVGQLAGGVAHDFNNLLAAIRNSIQLAVNEMPPEFSLRGDLELALQTTERAAGLTGQLLAFSRRQTRPTEPVDVVRLVAEVLPLLRTSLPPSIDVQVHAASTPAIVLADRSQLEQVVLNLVLNARDAMPGGGTLSLAVTLDAATAQVHLSVADTGVGMDAAVCARVFEPFFTTKPVGTGTGLGLAVVYGVVTQSGGTVRVESAPGQGTTFHITLPARPGAAAPTAPPAAIDAGPLPATVLLVDDDTAVRSTTRRLLSRQEFTVIEAQNGHDALERFRAEGEHIAVVLTDIRMPVMDGVTLAQEIRRLSPGFPVLFISGFDEIGPSDVPGLEDIQLLAKPFSAANLFAALRAAINARRPLA; this is translated from the coding sequence ATGCCTTTCGAGACCCGCCTGTCGCAGGAGTCGCACACCGAGCGCGCGATGCTCGGTGCCATCATCGACACCGCCGGCAACATCATCCTCGGCCTGCGCCCGGATCATGCGATCTTCGCCTGGAATGCGGCGGCGGAGCGGCTGTACCAGACGCCGCGGCACAAGGCGATCGGCATGGATTACGTGACGACGTTCGTCGCGCCGGAGTCCCGTGACGCGGTGGCGATCGACATCGCCGAGGTGCTGGCCGGCAAGCGGACCCTGAACTATGAGAACGGCCTGCTGCTGCCCGATGGCACGCGGCGCACGCTGCTCTGGAACGTGGCGCGGCTGGTGGACGAACAGGGGACCGCGACCGGCATCGTGGCGACGGGACAGGACATCACGGCGCGCAAGGAGGCGGAGGAGCGGTTCCGCCTGGTGTTCGAGCATGCGCTGGACGGGTTGCTGCTGACCGACACCACCGGTGCGGTGATCGACTGCAACCCGGCGGCACTGCGCATGCTCGGACTGCGGTTCAAGGCCGAGCTGATCGGGCGCCGGCCGGCTGAGTTCTCGCCGGCCCGGCAGCCGGATGGCACGCCGTCGGAGCAGAAGTCCCGCGAGTTCGGCGCGATCACCCTCGAGCGCGGCGCGCACACCTTCGAGTGGCTCCACCAGCGTGCCGATGGCACGCCGGTGCCGGTGGAGGTGAGCGTGCGGCACGCCACGCTGTCGGGCCGCCGCGTGTCGGTGGTGTCGTGGCGCGACCACTCGCGGCGCGAGGAGCTCGCACGCGAGCGCAGCGAAATGGAGCAGCGGCTGAACCTGGCGCAGAAGATGGAGGCGGTGGGGCAGCTCGCCGGCGGTGTGGCGCACGACTTCAACAACCTGCTGGCGGCGATCCGCAACTCGATCCAACTGGCCGTGAACGAGATGCCGCCCGAGTTCTCGCTGCGCGGCGACCTGGAGCTCGCGCTGCAGACCACCGAGCGGGCAGCGGGCCTGACCGGCCAGTTGCTCGCGTTCAGCCGCCGCCAGACGCGGCCCACGGAGCCGGTGGACGTGGTGCGACTGGTGGCGGAGGTGCTGCCGCTGCTGCGGACGTCGCTGCCGCCCAGCATCGACGTGCAGGTGCATGCGGCCTCCACGCCCGCCATCGTGCTGGCCGACCGCAGCCAGCTGGAACAGGTGGTGCTGAACCTCGTGCTCAATGCGCGTGACGCGATGCCGGGCGGCGGCACGCTCTCGCTGGCGGTGACGCTGGACGCCGCCACCGCGCAGGTGCATCTGTCCGTCGCCGACACCGGGGTCGGCATGGACGCTGCCGTCTGTGCGCGGGTGTTCGAGCCGTTCTTCACCACCAAGCCGGTCGGCACGGGCACGGGGCTCGGGCTGGCGGTGGTGTATGGCGTGGTGACGCAGTCGGGCGGCACGGTGCGGGTGGAGAGTGCCCCCGGCCAGGGCACGACGTTTCACATCACCTTGCCGGCACGGCCTGGTGCAGCGGCGCCGACAGCACCCCCCGCGGCCATCGATGCCGGCCCGCTGCCCGCCACCGTGCTGCTGGTGGACGACGACACGGCGGTGCGCAGCACCACCCGGCGGCTGCTCTCGCGCCAGGAGTTCACGGTGATCGAGGCGCAGAACGGGCACGATGCGCTGGAGCGCTTCCGCGCCGAGGGCGAGCACATCGCGGTGGTGCTCACCGACATCCGCATGCCGGTGATGGACGGCGTGACGCTGGCGCAGGAGATCCGCCGCCTCTCGCCGGGGTTCCCGGTACTGTTCATCTCCGGATTCGACGAGATCGGCCCCTCCGACGTGCCGGGCCTGGAGGACATCCAGCTGCTGGCGAAGCCGTTCTCGGCGGCGAACCTGTTCGCGGCGTTGCGGGCGGCGATCAACGCGCGTCGGCCCCTCGCGTGA